One segment of Gilliamella sp. ESL0441 DNA contains the following:
- a CDS encoding MFS transporter — translation MAELSQKKNSMLTLMFALLAACMAFQLNASMLSPVLVTIAKELGSNDAQVGLSQTAFFTSAALFSLFLPRLSDIKGRKKVLTIMLFIMTIGTVLAALAPNIVVLYIARIIQGVSGPVVPLCLLMLSHEVKDVKKYGMLMGIVTAVNGGIAGIDAIAGGLLATYCGFRSVFWVIAIVAALSTYFVHRYASESKPSEGTKMDWLGVLFIVLTVAALLLALNEAGNLAHANWIKVIGLTIFAGMCFILFWKTEKVSKQPLVTTVHLKTRATWALLLTTLLTMTGIFAVVNGLVMSLAQNPEIGFGLEADWASLILLTPYALIGWLIGPFAGRLAPSLGYNNVLKLGLMGCVISILIIMFYGIDSLPILIIGVLSLGVFYAGMANIILNGLGVVLSPKENLGFLPGMNAGAFNLGAGLSFALLPAVQMISGYTVEGYFNGMLLGLIITILALFCSFFIPRPVDAEV, via the coding sequence ATGGCCGAATTAAGCCAGAAAAAAAATAGTATGCTAACATTAATGTTTGCATTGCTTGCTGCTTGTATGGCATTTCAACTCAATGCGAGTATGTTAAGCCCTGTATTAGTGACTATCGCTAAAGAATTAGGTTCCAACGACGCACAAGTCGGATTATCCCAAACTGCTTTTTTTACCTCTGCTGCACTGTTTTCATTATTTTTACCGCGTTTAAGTGATATTAAAGGTCGTAAAAAAGTATTAACGATTATGTTATTTATTATGACAATAGGTACTGTGCTTGCAGCGTTAGCACCTAATATCGTTGTATTATATATTGCGCGAATTATTCAAGGTGTATCAGGGCCAGTCGTTCCACTTTGTTTACTGATGCTCAGCCATGAAGTCAAAGACGTTAAAAAATACGGTATGTTAATGGGTATTGTAACTGCTGTTAATGGCGGTATTGCCGGTATAGATGCAATTGCGGGTGGTCTACTTGCTACTTATTGCGGTTTTCGTTCGGTGTTTTGGGTCATTGCGATTGTTGCCGCATTATCAACCTATTTTGTCCATCGTTATGCTTCAGAATCTAAACCATCTGAAGGAACGAAAATGGATTGGTTAGGCGTGCTCTTCATTGTGCTAACCGTTGCTGCATTATTACTAGCACTTAATGAAGCAGGGAATTTAGCACATGCTAATTGGATTAAAGTCATTGGACTAACGATTTTTGCTGGTATGTGTTTTATCTTATTTTGGAAAACAGAAAAAGTCAGCAAACAACCATTAGTTACCACGGTTCATTTAAAAACCAGAGCGACTTGGGCGCTATTATTAACGACACTATTAACGATGACAGGGATTTTTGCCGTCGTTAATGGGTTAGTTATGTCACTAGCACAAAATCCTGAAATCGGATTTGGTTTAGAAGCTGATTGGGCTTCCCTGATTTTATTAACACCTTATGCCTTAATTGGGTGGTTGATAGGGCCATTTGCTGGACGTTTAGCCCCAAGTTTAGGTTACAATAATGTACTAAAATTAGGCTTAATGGGTTGTGTAATTAGCATATTAATCATAATGTTTTACGGTATTGATTCTCTTCCAATATTAATTATTGGTGTTCTGTCGTTAGGTGTTTTTTATGCGGGAATGGCGAATATCATTTTAAATGGTCTTGGTGTAGTTTTATCGCCAAAAGAGAATTTAGGTTTTCTGCCAGGCATGAATGCAGGAGCTTTTAACTTAGGCGCTGGATTAAGTTTTGCATTATTGCCTGCTGTACAAATGATAAGTGGTTATACCGTTGAGGGCTATTTTAATGGGATGTTACTTGGGTTAATTATTACAATCTTAGCCTTATTCTGTAGCTTCTTTATTCCTCGACCTGTCGATGCTGAAGTATAA
- a CDS encoding DUF4198 domain-containing protein, with the protein MRKLFVLILSGSVICMISQSLSAHGIWIANRVDQKQIVLGEGPLDNGYQTENVKKIHAYNGNWTSLPINQKKHQNYVTVEPTENTAVVTVSFDYGYWTKNAQGKYVNLPMNKVEGASKGTHAIKYSVNYLSSVNAPKRVEDIPLQIVPAVDPTQLKRGDNLLVTVYKDSQPLTNTAVIIDVVNNLDKTVTTDDKGQATITIPNQGLNVVGVEIGFPLKDSQLATQEKFFTTLVFTLMPEED; encoded by the coding sequence ATGCGTAAATTATTTGTACTCATCTTATCAGGAAGTGTTATTTGTATGATATCACAATCGCTTTCTGCTCATGGTATTTGGATCGCTAATCGGGTTGATCAAAAGCAAATCGTTTTAGGTGAAGGCCCGTTAGATAATGGTTATCAAACGGAAAATGTAAAAAAGATTCATGCTTATAATGGTAATTGGACTTCTTTACCGATTAATCAAAAAAAGCATCAAAATTATGTGACCGTTGAACCGACAGAAAATACCGCTGTTGTAACGGTTAGTTTTGATTATGGTTATTGGACTAAAAATGCACAGGGTAAATATGTTAATCTTCCAATGAATAAAGTAGAAGGAGCGAGTAAAGGCACCCATGCTATTAAATACAGTGTCAATTATTTATCTTCTGTCAACGCCCCTAAACGGGTTGAAGATATTCCATTACAAATAGTACCAGCAGTTGATCCAACCCAATTAAAACGCGGTGATAATTTACTTGTAACGGTCTATAAAGATAGTCAGCCATTAACAAATACTGCTGTTATTATTGATGTCGTTAATAATTTAGATAAAACGGTTACAACTGATGATAAAGGTCAAGCGACCATTACTATTCCTAATCAAGGCTTAAATGTAGTAGGTGTCGAAATAGGTTTTCCCCTAAAAGATAGCCAACTTGCGACCCAAGAAAAATTTTTTACAACATTAGTTTTTACACTTATGCCAGAAGAAGATTAA
- the mukF gene encoding chromosome partition protein MukF, with the protein MMDFSQSVPELVSWAKKNDFSINLPVERLAFLLAIAVLNSERFDGEMTESELIDAFRHVSQIFEQSEDTITVRANNAINDLVRQRLITRFTSEMTDGYSIYRLTPLGIGISDYYIRQREFSTLRLSIQLSIVAQELKRAADAALEGGDDLHWHRNVFAPLKYSVAEIFDSIDITQRVMDEQQADVKQNISALLSQDWQAAISSCEGLLTETSQTLRELQDTLAAAGDKLQASLLLIQDATMDNPELDKINNVVMDLQGKLDRIIGWGQKAIDLWIGYDRHVHKFIRTAIDLDKNRVFSQRLRKSIQGYFDLPWSLIFANADRLLDMRDEELALHEAEVTGELPSELEFEMIEEIQEHIIAHIEQNLLVFKQENKPLDMSIAIHSYLAQFPREQHFDIARLFIDQAIRLGIAENDLLGIPAEWKPINDYGAKVQAHVINRY; encoded by the coding sequence ATGATGGATTTTTCCCAATCAGTGCCAGAACTGGTCTCTTGGGCAAAAAAAAATGATTTTTCAATTAATTTGCCAGTTGAACGGCTCGCTTTTTTATTGGCGATAGCCGTCTTAAATAGCGAACGCTTTGATGGTGAAATGACTGAATCAGAATTAATTGATGCTTTCAGGCATGTATCACAAATTTTCGAACAGAGTGAAGATACGATTACTGTTCGAGCAAATAATGCCATTAATGACTTAGTACGCCAGCGATTAATTACGCGTTTCACTAGCGAAATGACGGATGGTTATTCAATTTATCGTTTGACGCCTTTAGGAATAGGCATTTCGGATTACTACATTCGTCAACGAGAATTCTCTACATTACGTTTATCGATTCAGCTTTCTATTGTTGCTCAAGAGCTAAAACGTGCAGCTGATGCGGCGCTTGAAGGTGGTGATGATCTTCACTGGCATCGTAACGTTTTTGCACCCTTGAAATACTCCGTTGCAGAGATTTTTGATAGTATTGATATCACCCAACGGGTAATGGATGAGCAACAAGCGGATGTAAAACAAAATATTTCGGCCTTATTAAGTCAAGATTGGCAAGCAGCAATTAGTAGTTGTGAAGGCTTACTCACTGAAACGTCACAAACATTACGAGAATTGCAAGATACGCTAGCCGCTGCGGGCGATAAACTCCAAGCAAGTCTGCTCTTGATTCAAGATGCAACCATGGATAATCCTGAACTTGATAAAATCAATAATGTGGTTATGGATTTACAAGGCAAACTTGATCGTATTATTGGCTGGGGACAAAAGGCGATTGATCTTTGGATTGGTTATGATCGCCATGTTCATAAATTTATCCGTACCGCTATTGACTTAGATAAAAACAGAGTCTTTTCACAGCGATTACGTAAATCAATACAAGGCTATTTCGATTTACCATGGTCACTTATTTTTGCCAATGCTGATCGCCTACTTGATATGCGTGATGAAGAACTTGCACTACATGAAGCAGAAGTAACAGGTGAATTACCGTCAGAACTTGAATTTGAAATGATTGAAGAGATTCAAGAACACATTATTGCCCATATCGAACAAAATTTATTGGTCTTCAAACAAGAAAATAAACCACTGGATATGAGTATCGCTATTCATAGTTATCTAGCACAGTTCCCTCGAGAACAACATTTTGATATTGCAAGATTATTTATCGATCAGGCTATTCGTTTAGGGATTGCCGAAAATGATTTACTCGGTATCCCAGCCGAATGGAAACCTATTAACGATTATGGAGCTAAGGTACAAGCACATGTCATCAACAGATACTAA
- the mukE gene encoding chromosome partition protein MukE → MGRIAASSQASIDKYMPVKLAQAIANPLFPELDSLLRSGRHIGIDELDNHAFLMDFQLELEQFYQRYNVELIRAPEGFFYLRPRSTTLIPRSVLSELDMLVGKVLCYLYLSPERLAHEGIFTLQELFDELVSLADESKLLKLVNQRSTGSDLDRQKLFDKVKTALNRLRRLGMIFFIVGNDSSRFRINESIFRFGADVRSSDDAQEAQLRLIRDGEAIKIESSLILDDDNNEEQEEDVNEEIE, encoded by the coding sequence ATGGGGCGCATTGCGGCAAGTTCCCAAGCATCTATCGATAAATATATGCCCGTTAAATTAGCACAGGCAATTGCCAATCCCCTTTTTCCTGAGCTTGATAGTTTATTGCGTTCCGGACGTCATATCGGTATAGATGAACTGGATAATCACGCCTTTTTAATGGATTTTCAACTTGAACTGGAACAATTTTATCAACGCTATAATGTAGAGTTAATTCGTGCACCAGAAGGCTTTTTCTACCTTCGTCCTCGTTCAACAACATTAATCCCACGTTCGGTATTATCAGAACTTGATATGTTAGTTGGTAAAGTCCTTTGTTACTTATATCTCAGTCCTGAACGGCTAGCGCATGAAGGTATTTTTACCTTACAAGAACTCTTTGACGAACTTGTTTCGTTAGCGGATGAAAGTAAATTACTTAAATTAGTTAATCAACGGTCGACTGGATCAGATTTAGATCGGCAAAAGCTATTTGATAAAGTCAAAACAGCACTTAATCGATTACGTCGTTTAGGCATGATATTTTTTATTGTAGGAAATGACAGTAGCCGTTTTCGTATCAACGAATCTATCTTCCGTTTTGGTGCAGATGTGCGCAGTAGTGATGATGCACAAGAAGCGCAATTACGTTTAATTCGAGACGGTGAAGCAATCAAAATCGAATCATCGCTTATCCTAGACGATGATAATAACGAAGAACAAGAAGAAGATGTTAATGAGGAGATTGAATAA
- the mukB gene encoding chromosome partition protein MukB, with protein sequence MIGHGKFHSLTLINWNGFFARTFELDQLVTTLSGGNGAGKSTTMAAFVTALIPDLTLLHFRNTTEAGATSGSRDKGLHGKLKPGVCYSMLDVINSRNQRIICGVRLQQVAGRDKKVDIKPFLLQGLPVGISPTELVTERLNDKQARILSLPELKDKVETIEGVIFKQFNSITDYHSVMFDFGVLPKRLRSSSDRSKYYRLIEASLYGGISSAITRSLRDYLLPENSGVRKAFQDMEAALRENRMTLEAIRVTQSDRDLFKHLITESTDYVAADYMRHANERRVHIESVLGLRRDMFKTQDLLISNQFRQVEMAKELKEFQDAQSDLETDLQAANDHLNLAQTALRQQEKIDRYQADLDDLNLKLEEQNEVVLEANEQYQTYRDQVEHTEHEVDEIKTQLADYQQALDVQQTRAIQYQQALQALKNAQSLCQLPKLGISNIENHFEIFEEKQKEITDQVLEMEQRLSVSDAAINQFDRAYQLVVKLVGDVVRSDAWRAAKEALRQWPSQCYQAEQAEHLQLQLDELEQRFFEQKEAESLLTQFCKRIGRQIEYDQLDELKQELEIQLDENAILANESSEKRIEFRQELEQIQSKIADYRQKAPMWLKAQDALIALQEQTGQSFTHSQAVTQHMQQLLEQERALVTERDQITFKRNQLDTQIEQLNQPSGVDDGRLSALAERFNGVLLSEIYEDVTIDDAPYFSALYGPSRQAIVVPDLSQVKAQLENLTTSEEDYPEDIYFIEGDPSSFDDSVFDCEEMNKAVLVKTGERQWRFSSFPKVPLFGRAAREIHLEKLSLERDELHERYANLSFDLQKLQRIEQNVGQFIGEYLSVAFDIDPEAEAQKLATRRNEIERQLTSQESIDQQNQQQVANCKEQLVTVNRLVAQMHLLADDDLADRVDELREQVAEAQDAAQYVSRHRHTVSELEPLVAVLQSDPEQNEALREQYNIVKAQQHTIRQQVFALTEVMQRRAHFSYEDSAGMLNENTDLNEKLRARLEIVEAQRTEARSQMQQYQDKYNQYNQTLASLKSAFETKRDMLNELHKEIDQIGVKADAITEERARARRDEIHQKLNSNRQHCTSLEKQLIMCESEMTQMQKRLAQTLRDYKQLREQVVEAKAGWCLVLRLVKENSVERRLHRRELAYLSADELRSMSDKALGSLRLAVNDNEHLRDVLRLSEDPKRPERKIQFYIAVYKHLRERIRQDIVKTDDPIEAIEQMEIELSRLTEELTSREQQLAISSKSVANIIRKTIQREQNRIRMLNQGLQAVAFGQVNGVRLNVTIREAHSSLLAALADDQNEHQDLFSNNRITFSEALAKLYQRLNPHIDMGQRTAQNIGEELLDYRNYLEMDVEVNRGADGWLRAESGALSTGEAIGTGMSILLMVIQSWEEESKRLRNKDISPCRLLFLDEAARLDAKSIATLFELCERLEMQLIIAAPENISPEKGTTYKLVRKVINNQEHVHVVGLKGFA encoded by the coding sequence ATGATTGGACACGGTAAGTTTCACTCATTAACCCTAATAAACTGGAATGGTTTTTTTGCCAGAACATTTGAATTAGATCAACTTGTCACCACGCTTTCAGGGGGGAATGGGGCAGGTAAATCCACAACCATGGCGGCATTTGTGACCGCATTAATTCCTGATTTAACACTATTACACTTTCGAAATACTACTGAAGCCGGTGCAACATCAGGATCACGTGATAAAGGTTTACACGGTAAATTAAAACCTGGCGTTTGTTATTCCATGCTTGATGTCATTAATTCACGTAATCAGCGAATTATATGCGGTGTTCGATTACAGCAAGTGGCTGGGCGTGATAAAAAAGTCGATATCAAACCTTTTCTATTACAAGGTTTACCTGTTGGCATTAGCCCAACTGAACTGGTAACCGAACGTTTAAATGATAAACAAGCAAGAATTTTATCCTTGCCCGAATTAAAAGATAAAGTCGAAACAATAGAAGGCGTTATCTTTAAGCAATTTAATTCAATTACCGATTATCATTCGGTTATGTTTGACTTTGGTGTATTACCTAAGCGCTTACGTTCCTCATCCGATCGTAGTAAATATTACCGATTGATTGAAGCGTCACTATATGGTGGTATTTCAAGTGCGATTACTCGCTCACTTCGTGATTACTTACTTCCTGAAAATAGTGGTGTACGTAAAGCGTTTCAGGATATGGAAGCGGCACTTCGTGAAAACCGAATGACACTAGAAGCTATTCGGGTGACTCAATCTGACCGAGACCTATTTAAACATCTTATCACTGAATCAACCGATTACGTGGCTGCGGATTATATGCGTCATGCTAACGAGCGTCGTGTACATATTGAATCGGTGCTGGGTTTGCGTCGTGATATGTTCAAAACACAAGATTTGCTCATTAGTAACCAGTTCCGCCAAGTTGAAATGGCAAAAGAACTTAAAGAGTTTCAAGATGCACAAAGTGACTTAGAAACCGACTTACAAGCAGCCAATGATCACCTTAATTTAGCGCAAACAGCGCTACGCCAACAAGAAAAAATTGACCGTTATCAAGCTGATTTAGATGATCTCAATTTAAAACTTGAAGAGCAAAATGAAGTTGTACTCGAAGCGAATGAACAGTATCAAACCTATCGAGATCAAGTGGAACACACCGAACACGAAGTGGATGAAATCAAAACGCAATTAGCGGATTATCAACAAGCGCTTGATGTACAACAAACCCGTGCCATTCAATATCAACAAGCTTTGCAAGCACTAAAAAATGCTCAATCTTTATGTCAATTACCCAAATTAGGCATAAGCAATATCGAAAATCATTTTGAGATTTTTGAAGAAAAACAAAAAGAAATAACTGATCAAGTGCTTGAAATGGAGCAAAGACTCAGTGTTTCTGATGCGGCGATAAATCAATTTGATCGGGCATATCAATTAGTGGTGAAATTAGTTGGTGATGTTGTTCGTAGTGATGCTTGGCGTGCAGCGAAAGAAGCATTAAGACAATGGCCGTCACAATGCTATCAAGCTGAACAAGCTGAACATTTGCAACTCCAACTTGATGAATTAGAACAACGCTTTTTTGAACAAAAAGAAGCCGAATCACTATTAACCCAATTCTGTAAACGCATTGGTCGCCAAATTGAATATGATCAACTTGACGAGTTAAAACAAGAACTTGAAATACAACTTGATGAAAACGCAATATTAGCCAATGAATCAAGTGAAAAACGAATCGAATTCAGACAAGAACTTGAACAAATTCAATCCAAAATAGCGGATTATCGACAAAAAGCACCAATGTGGTTAAAAGCACAAGATGCCTTAATTGCCTTACAAGAGCAAACTGGACAAAGCTTTACCCACAGTCAAGCTGTCACGCAACATATGCAACAGCTACTTGAACAAGAACGTGCACTGGTCACAGAACGCGATCAGATAACCTTCAAACGAAATCAATTAGATACTCAAATTGAACAACTTAATCAACCAAGTGGGGTTGATGATGGTCGTTTATCGGCATTAGCTGAGCGATTTAATGGTGTATTACTTTCTGAAATTTATGAAGATGTCACCATTGATGATGCACCTTATTTCTCAGCCTTATATGGCCCATCACGTCAAGCAATTGTGGTACCGGATTTGTCGCAAGTTAAAGCACAACTTGAAAATCTGACCACCAGTGAAGAAGATTATCCAGAAGATATCTATTTTATTGAAGGCGATCCATCCTCATTTGACGATAGTGTTTTTGATTGTGAAGAGATGAATAAGGCTGTATTAGTTAAAACAGGTGAACGCCAATGGCGCTTCTCCAGTTTTCCAAAAGTTCCATTATTTGGGCGAGCAGCACGTGAAATCCATCTTGAAAAACTATCATTAGAGCGAGATGAACTGCATGAACGTTATGCTAACCTCTCATTTGATTTACAAAAATTACAACGAATTGAACAAAATGTGGGTCAATTTATTGGTGAATATTTATCGGTTGCCTTTGATATCGATCCCGAAGCTGAAGCACAAAAACTAGCGACAAGACGCAATGAAATTGAACGTCAATTAACATCACAAGAATCGATAGATCAACAAAATCAACAGCAAGTTGCCAACTGTAAAGAGCAACTAGTGACAGTAAATCGATTAGTTGCTCAAATGCATTTACTGGCTGATGATGATTTAGCGGATAGAGTAGATGAATTGCGTGAACAAGTTGCTGAAGCACAAGATGCGGCGCAATACGTCAGCCGTCATCGCCATACCGTTTCTGAGCTTGAACCATTAGTTGCTGTATTACAAAGTGATCCTGAGCAAAACGAAGCATTACGTGAACAATACAACATCGTTAAAGCACAGCAACACACTATTCGCCAACAAGTCTTTGCACTTACTGAAGTGATGCAACGCCGAGCTCACTTTAGTTATGAAGATTCAGCTGGAATGTTGAATGAAAATACTGATTTGAACGAAAAATTGCGCGCTCGATTAGAAATTGTTGAAGCACAAAGAACTGAAGCACGCAGTCAAATGCAGCAATATCAAGATAAGTATAATCAATATAATCAAACATTAGCTTCACTAAAAAGCGCCTTTGAAACTAAACGAGATATGCTTAATGAACTGCATAAAGAAATAGATCAAATTGGTGTCAAAGCGGATGCGATCACTGAAGAGCGTGCTCGAGCTCGTCGTGATGAAATTCATCAAAAACTGAATAGTAATCGTCAACATTGTACTTCGCTTGAAAAGCAGCTCATTATGTGTGAAAGCGAAATGACCCAAATGCAAAAACGACTAGCACAAACACTGCGGGATTATAAACAGCTTAGAGAACAAGTTGTTGAAGCCAAAGCAGGGTGGTGCTTAGTATTACGTTTAGTTAAAGAAAACAGCGTTGAACGCCGATTACATCGTCGTGAGCTGGCTTATTTAAGTGCAGATGAACTACGTTCAATGTCGGATAAAGCATTAGGTTCACTACGTTTAGCGGTCAACGACAACGAGCACTTACGTGATGTATTAAGACTATCCGAAGATCCAAAACGACCAGAACGTAAAATTCAATTTTACATTGCGGTTTATAAACATCTTCGTGAGCGAATTCGCCAAGATATCGTCAAAACGGATGACCCAATTGAAGCCATTGAACAAATGGAAATTGAATTATCACGCTTGACCGAAGAATTAACTTCACGTGAGCAACAGTTAGCCATCAGCTCAAAAAGTGTGGCAAATATTATCCGTAAAACTATTCAGCGTGAACAAAACCGTATTCGTATGCTTAACCAAGGTTTACAAGCGGTGGCATTTGGACAGGTGAATGGTGTACGATTAAATGTTACGATTCGTGAAGCTCACTCATCACTGTTAGCGGCATTAGCCGATGACCAGAACGAGCATCAAGATCTCTTCAGCAATAACCGCATAACCTTCTCTGAAGCGTTAGCGAAACTTTATCAACGTTTAAATCCTCATATCGATATGGGACAACGAACTGCGCAAAATATTGGTGAAGAATTACTTGATTACCGCAACTATCTAGAAATGGACGTTGAAGTTAATCGGGGGGCAGATGGTTGGTTACGTGCTGAAAGTGGTGCATTATCAACCGGTGAAGCAATCGGTACCGGTATGTCAATACTATTAATGGTTATTCAAAGTTGGGAAGAAGAATCCAAACGCTTACGTAATAAAGACATCTCGCCATGTCGTTTATTATTCTTGGATGAAGCCGCTCGACTTGATGCCAAATCTATTGCCACACTCTTTGAACTTTGTGAACGGTTAGAAATGCAGCTTATTATTGCTGCACCTGAAAACATTAGTCCAGAAAAAGGGACAACTTACAAACTGGTACGTAAAGTGATCAACAATCAAGAACATGTTCATGTGGTTGGATTAAAAGGCTTTGCATAA